The Thiothrix subterranea genome has a segment encoding these proteins:
- a CDS encoding CsbD family protein, whose amino-acid sequence MDTNYLSAHWHQAKGKVREQFGKLTDDDLLEIGGKIEVLVGKLQEHYDMSLEEAEAAVTGLKIDAEGMKLETNL is encoded by the coding sequence ATGGATACGAATTATTTGTCAGCCCACTGGCATCAAGCCAAGGGCAAAGTGCGCGAGCAATTCGGTAAATTGACCGATGATGATTTACTGGAAATTGGCGGTAAAATCGAAGTCCTCGTGGGTAAATTACAAGAACATTACGACATGAGCCTTGAAGAAGCAGAAGCTGCTGTCACTGGCTTAAAAATTGATGCCGAAGGCATGAAACTAGAAACCAACCTTTAA